In Gracilimonas sp., a single window of DNA contains:
- the metH gene encoding methionine synthase — protein sequence MKTLPLTLSGLEPLIITEDSNFVNVGERTNVTGSKTFLNYIKNKEYDKALKVAQDQVEGGAQILDVNMDEGMLDSAAEMTNFLNLIASDPEIARIPIMVDSSKWEVILAGLKCMQGKGVVNSISLKDGEEEFLRRAKIVRRFGAAVICMAFDEDGQADTLPRRIEICERAYKLLTGEVGFSPSDIILDPNIFPVATGMDEHRRNAIDYFEAAKWIRENLSGAHVIGGVSNVSFSFRGNNRVREAIHSAFLYHGIQYGMDMGIVNPTQLEVYDNIPTKLLERVEDVLFDRRDDATERLMEIAENFKNESSSVKKKTDDKWRNKPVEDRISHSLVKGINDYIEEDAEEARVEYGSPLQVIEGPLMDGMNIVGDLFGSGKMFLPQVVKSARVMKQAVAYLTPYLEQEKKDNKDTSEQPKILLATVKGDVHDIGKNIVSVVLACNNYNVVDLGVMVPADKILDEAERQNVDAIGLSGLITPSLDEMIHVAREMKKRNMDLPLLIGGATTSRLHTAVKIDPEYDGSIIHVLDASRAVSIAGDVISAKRRDGVKIDMKKEYAELRKQHEDRQNKKELLPFEKARDNKTVIDWSGYQPPKPTFIGNKAFENYPIAELRNYIDWSPFFRTWMLTGKYPDILQDEEVGEQAQSLFDDANKLIDEIIERGLLKSKGVIGFYPAVSYRDDVKVYKNEDLSEKLTEFHFLRQQTKKRSGQPNSSLSDYIAPKETGITDYIGFFAVTAGLGIEEIINKYKEANDDYMVIMVKAVSDRLAEAFAERMHERVRKEFWGYSDEENFSNEELIAEEYSGIRPAPGYPACPDHTEKRILFDLLDVENQAEIKLTESFAMYPASSVSGMYFSHPQSRYFRVGNIGEDQVEEYARRKSMTKRRVEQWLSSNLEYNPAKT from the coding sequence ATGAAGACACTGCCACTTACACTTAGCGGACTTGAACCTCTTATCATTACAGAAGACTCCAATTTTGTGAATGTTGGAGAGCGGACAAATGTAACGGGTTCAAAGACTTTCCTTAATTACATAAAAAATAAAGAATATGATAAAGCCCTTAAGGTAGCGCAGGATCAGGTGGAGGGGGGGGCGCAAATTCTGGATGTGAATATGGATGAAGGGATGTTAGACAGCGCTGCTGAAATGACCAACTTCCTAAATCTCATTGCTTCTGATCCTGAAATTGCCCGGATTCCTATCATGGTGGATTCTTCAAAATGGGAAGTAATTCTTGCAGGATTAAAATGCATGCAGGGTAAAGGAGTAGTTAATTCTATTAGCTTAAAAGATGGGGAAGAAGAATTTCTAAGACGGGCCAAAATTGTAAGAAGATTTGGAGCTGCTGTTATATGCATGGCTTTTGATGAAGATGGACAAGCTGATACGCTGCCAAGAAGAATAGAAATTTGTGAACGGGCGTATAAATTACTGACCGGAGAAGTTGGTTTTTCCCCCTCAGATATTATTCTTGACCCAAATATTTTTCCGGTGGCCACTGGGATGGATGAGCATCGTCGTAATGCCATAGATTATTTTGAGGCTGCAAAATGGATTCGTGAAAATCTATCCGGGGCACACGTGATTGGAGGTGTCAGCAATGTCTCTTTTTCGTTTCGTGGGAATAACCGGGTTCGTGAGGCTATCCATTCTGCATTCTTATATCATGGAATTCAGTACGGAATGGATATGGGGATTGTGAATCCAACACAGCTGGAGGTTTATGACAACATTCCCACAAAGCTGCTGGAGCGGGTGGAAGATGTGCTTTTTGATCGAAGGGATGATGCCACTGAACGGCTCATGGAAATTGCTGAGAATTTTAAAAATGAATCCTCCTCTGTTAAGAAAAAAACAGATGATAAGTGGAGAAATAAACCGGTCGAAGATCGCATAAGTCATTCGCTTGTAAAGGGTATTAACGATTATATAGAAGAAGATGCTGAAGAAGCAAGGGTGGAGTACGGTAGTCCGCTACAGGTGATTGAAGGTCCGCTGATGGACGGAATGAATATTGTAGGTGATCTTTTCGGTTCGGGAAAAATGTTTCTTCCGCAAGTAGTGAAAAGTGCTCGCGTAATGAAACAGGCGGTGGCGTATCTCACTCCCTATCTTGAGCAAGAAAAAAAGGACAACAAAGACACCAGCGAACAGCCTAAGATATTATTGGCAACAGTAAAAGGCGATGTTCATGACATCGGTAAGAATATCGTAAGTGTGGTGTTGGCTTGTAACAATTACAACGTGGTGGATTTAGGAGTGATGGTACCGGCCGATAAAATCCTGGATGAAGCAGAAAGGCAAAATGTAGATGCTATTGGCTTAAGCGGCTTAATTACCCCTTCGCTGGATGAAATGATACACGTTGCACGCGAAATGAAGAAACGCAATATGGATCTACCCTTACTTATTGGAGGGGCAACCACGTCACGCCTTCATACCGCGGTTAAAATTGATCCGGAGTATGATGGCTCTATTATTCATGTGTTGGATGCCTCCAGAGCGGTTTCCATAGCCGGGGATGTAATCAGTGCCAAACGCAGAGATGGTGTTAAAATTGACATGAAGAAAGAGTATGCTGAATTACGCAAGCAGCATGAAGACCGCCAAAATAAGAAGGAACTGCTTCCTTTTGAAAAAGCCCGGGATAATAAAACAGTAATAGACTGGAGTGGATATCAACCCCCAAAACCAACTTTTATTGGAAACAAAGCTTTTGAGAATTACCCCATTGCTGAGCTTCGAAATTATATTGATTGGTCACCCTTTTTCCGGACATGGATGTTGACCGGTAAATATCCGGATATTCTTCAAGACGAAGAAGTTGGGGAACAAGCTCAGTCACTTTTTGACGATGCTAATAAATTGATAGATGAGATTATTGAACGAGGTTTATTGAAGTCAAAAGGAGTGATAGGTTTTTATCCGGCAGTAAGTTACAGAGATGATGTGAAAGTATATAAAAATGAAGATCTGTCTGAAAAGCTGACCGAATTTCATTTTTTAAGACAGCAAACCAAAAAGAGATCAGGGCAACCAAATTCATCTCTCTCGGATTATATTGCTCCCAAAGAGACCGGTATTACGGATTATATTGGTTTTTTTGCTGTAACTGCCGGTCTTGGCATCGAAGAGATTATCAACAAGTACAAAGAAGCCAATGACGATTATATGGTGATTATGGTGAAAGCCGTATCCGATCGGCTGGCAGAGGCTTTTGCTGAACGAATGCATGAGCGTGTCCGTAAAGAATTTTGGGGCTATTCTGATGAAGAGAATTTCAGCAACGAGGAATTGATAGCTGAAGAATATTCGGGAATTCGTCCCGCACCTGGCTATCCGGCATGCCCTGATCATACCGAAAAACGCATTTTGTTTGATTTACTGGATGTGGAAAATCAGGCGGAAATTAAACTTACTGAATCCTTTGCCATGTATCCGGCTTCATCTGTTAGCGGAATGTATTTCTCGCATCCTCAATCACGCTATTTCAGGGTGGGGAATATCGGAGAAGATCAGGTTGAAGAGTATGCGAGACGAAAATCAATGACAAAAAGGAGAGTCGAACAATGGCTTTCATCAAATTTGGAATACAATCCGGCTAAAACATGA
- a CDS encoding homocysteine S-methyltransferase family protein, whose translation MNIQEALEKRILILDGAMGTMIQRYTLNEEDFRGGQFKDHSDDLKGNNDLLSLTRPDIIQVIHEEYLEAGADIVETNTFSGTSIAQADYNLEHIVYELNKKSAQIAKKATDKFTRQNPDKPRFVAGSMGPTNKTASISPEVTDPGYRAVTFDELAEAYREQAKGLIDGGADVLLIETIFDTLNAKAALYAVQELFDETGKQVPIMVSGTITDASGRTLSGQTVEAFLISISHAPILSVGFNCALGAKQLQPYLQNLAEQSPFYISAYPNAGLPNEFGEYDQGPDAMAKEVEKYLEDGLVNILGGCCGTTPAHITKMAELARNYEPRKLNRKDAKDVKGMVI comes from the coding sequence GTGAATATTCAAGAAGCTTTAGAAAAACGAATTTTAATCCTTGACGGTGCCATGGGTACCATGATTCAGCGCTATACCTTGAATGAGGAAGATTTCAGGGGAGGACAATTCAAGGATCATTCCGATGATCTTAAAGGGAATAATGATTTATTAAGTCTGACCCGCCCTGATATTATTCAGGTTATCCACGAAGAATACCTGGAAGCAGGAGCTGATATTGTGGAAACCAACACCTTTAGCGGTACGAGTATTGCGCAGGCCGATTACAACCTCGAACACATTGTTTATGAATTAAACAAGAAATCAGCCCAGATTGCCAAAAAAGCGACGGATAAATTTACTCGACAAAATCCGGATAAACCTCGGTTTGTAGCCGGTTCCATGGGACCTACTAATAAAACAGCTTCCATTTCACCGGAAGTAACCGATCCGGGTTATCGTGCCGTTACTTTCGATGAACTTGCTGAGGCTTACAGGGAGCAGGCCAAAGGACTTATTGATGGCGGGGCAGATGTGTTACTCATTGAAACTATTTTTGATACCCTGAATGCTAAAGCTGCTTTATACGCTGTTCAAGAGCTATTTGATGAAACAGGTAAGCAAGTGCCTATTATGGTTTCAGGAACTATAACTGACGCTTCCGGGCGTACACTTTCAGGACAAACGGTAGAAGCATTCCTGATTTCTATTTCCCATGCTCCAATTCTAAGCGTTGGGTTTAATTGTGCACTTGGAGCAAAACAACTCCAGCCATATTTACAAAATTTGGCAGAACAATCACCATTTTACATAAGCGCTTATCCCAATGCTGGACTGCCAAATGAGTTTGGTGAATATGATCAGGGCCCCGATGCAATGGCAAAAGAAGTAGAGAAATATTTGGAAGACGGATTGGTAAATATCCTCGGGGGCTGTTGTGGGACTACCCCCGCACACATCACAAAAATGGCCGAGCTGGCCCGGAATTATGAACCAAGGAAGTTGAATCGTAAAGATGCTAAGGACGTAAAGGGAATGGTGATTTGA